A region from the Papaver somniferum cultivar HN1 unplaced genomic scaffold, ASM357369v1 unplaced-scaffold_22, whole genome shotgun sequence genome encodes:
- the LOC113340605 gene encoding antimicrobial peptide 1-like, with the protein MASSTKNSLSLLFMAFVLMAIASELANASSFTVYRLSGCSGQSQTYRCGCNNLLYMGGYRFTYTGQTARMYNTGNCLGASVTTFSGSGSRCAGVGWRSVNLQC; encoded by the coding sequence ATGGCATCTAGTACTAAGAACTCACTCTCCTTGCTATTCATGGCTTTCGTCCTTATGGCTATAGCAAGTGAATTGGCAAATGCAAGTTCGTTCACAGTATATCGTTTATCAGGTTGCAGCGGCCAATCTCAAACGTACCGTTGTGGATGCAACAACCTTTTATATATGGGTGGTTATCGATTTACTTACACTGGTCAAACTGCTAGAATGTACAACACAGGAAATTGTCTAGGTGCGAGCGTTACTACTTTCAGCGGCAGCGGTAGTCGGTGCGCTGGAGTTGGATGGAGGAGTGTTAACCTCCAGTGTTAA
- the LOC113340606 gene encoding antimicrobial peptide 1-like: MASSTKNSLSLLFMAFVLMAVASELANASSFTVYRLSGCSGQSQTYRCGCNNLLYMGGYRFTYTGQTARMYNTGNCLGASVTTFSSSGSRCAGVGWRSVNLQC; the protein is encoded by the coding sequence ATGGCATCTAGTACTAAGAACTCACTCTCCTTGCTATTCATGGCTTTCGTCCTCATGGCTGTAGCAAGTGAATTGGCAAATGCAAGTTCGTTCACAGTATATCGTTTATCAGGTTGCAGCGGCCAATCTCAAACGTACCGTTGTGGATGCAACAACCTTTTATATATGGGTGGTTATCGATTTACTTACACTGGTCAAACTGCTAGAATGTACAACACAGGAAATTGTCTAGGTGCGAGCGTTACTACTTTCAGCAGCAGCGGTAGTCGGTGCGCTGGAGTTGGATGGAGGAGTGTTAACCTCCAGTGTTAA